From one Musa acuminata AAA Group cultivar baxijiao chromosome BXJ2-6, Cavendish_Baxijiao_AAA, whole genome shotgun sequence genomic stretch:
- the LOC103988419 gene encoding transcription repressor MYB5-like, whose translation MAAMEVEDKQRRGPTPCCGKVGLKRGPWTSEEDEVLASFVRREGEGRWRTLPKRAGLLRCGKSCRLRWMNYLRPSIKHGPIAPDEEDLILRLHRLLGNRWSLIAGRIPGRTDNEIKNYWNTHLSKKLVRQGIDPRNHKPLATSVADAIHPPISPQLYRNPNPSAIPSNAPTLLRAEDTQKNFSDTLNLQQNDDGDGWKNNECAVDRPLDQEGGNCDAGEDGGIGIECYTDDIFSSFLDSLINDDIFQPQHNDIIDDENNNDISRSNNSDGSNQRVVPAAYAYTAPSVPAYELGTFWEDDLMAQTGIEEDVHEQFADHAGKY comes from the exons ATGGCGGCGATGGAGGTCGAGGACAAGCAGCGACGAGGGCCGACGCCGTGCTGCGGCAAAGTGGGCCTGAAGAGAGGTCCGTGGACGTCGGAGGAGGACGAGGTGCTGGCGAGCTTCGTGCGGCGGGAGGGGGAGGGGCGGTGGCGGACGCTGCCCAAGCGCGCCGGGCTCCTCCGCTGCGGCAAGAGCTGCCGCCTCCGCTGGATGAACTACCTCCGTCCCTCCATCAAGCATGGTCCCATCGCCCCCGACGAGGAAGACCTCATCCTTCGCCTCCACCGCCTCCTCGGCAACAG GTGGTCTTTGATAGCCGGGAGGATTCCTGGGCGCACAgataacgagatcaagaactactggaacacccacCTCAGCAAAAAGCTCGTCAGGCAAGGCATAGATCCCCGCAACCACAAACCACTGGCCACTTCCGTAGCTGACGCCATCCACCCGCCTATTTCACCACAGCTATAccgtaaccctaaccctagcgcaATCCCCAGCAACGCTCCCACCCTCCTCCGAGCAGAGGATACCCAGAAAAATTTCTCCGACACGCTGAACCTGCAGCAAAATGACGATGGTGATGGATGGAAGAACAACGAGTGCGCTGTTGATAGGCCATTAGACCAAGAAGGAGGCAATTGTGATGCCGGCGAAGATGGAGGGATAGGGATAGAGTGTTACACTGATGAcatcttctcctccttccttgaCTCGTTGATCAACGACGACATCTTCCAGCCGCAGCACAATGACATAATCGACGACGAGAACAACAACGACATCAGCAGAAGCAATAACAGCGATGGGAGTAACCAAAGAGTGGTACCTGCAGCATATGCCTACACTGCGCCCTCGGTTCCTGCGTATGAACTCGGAACCTTTTGGGAAGATGACCTTATGGCTCAGACTGGTATAGAGGAAGATGTCCACGAGCAGTTTGCCGATCATGCAGGCAAGTATTAA